The DNA segment CACTAAGGTTGCTAAAGAAGATCACAAGTACGCTAAGCAGTCTGGTGGTCGCGGTCAGTACGGTCATGTTGTTATTGAAATCGAGCCTAACCCAGAAAAAGGTTACGAGTTCACTAACTCCATTACTGGTGGTGTTATTCCTAAAGAATACATCCCTGCAGTAGACAAAGGTATTCAGGAAGCACTGAAGTCCGGCGTATACGCAGGCTTCCCAACTGTTGACGTTAAAGTAAACCTCGTATTCGGTTCTTACCACGACGTTGACTCCTCCGAGCAGGCTTTCTACATTGCTGGTTCCATGGCAATTAAAGAAGCTTGTAAGAAGGCTGGTCCTCAGATCCTCGAGCCTATCATGGGCGTAGAGGTTGTAACTCCTGAAGAATACCTTGGCGACGTAATGGGTGACCTTAACGGTCGTCGTGGTCGCGTACAGGGTATGAACACCCGTGCTAACGCTCAGGTTATTGATGCGATGGTTCCGCTTTCCGAAATGTTCGGTTACGCAACTGACCTTCGTTCCAAAACCCAGGGTCGTGCGAACTTCACCATGCAGTTCGATCACTACGAGCCTGTACCTAACTCCATTGCTGAAGAAATCATCAGCAGCAAGGGTTAGTACCTGAGTAATCAGGCGATATAATGCTCCGGTCATCGTAAGATGGCCGGAGCTTTTCTGGTTAGAAAGGGTAGGCTAAGTATATTTCAACACCGCATTAAAAAAAATGCGAAAAAGGTGTTGACGTTAAAGCTGGTCTCACATATAAGTCTTTCTCGCTTGAGGCGAACACTGTTTGTTTCAAGCTTCAAAACTCCTCCTCACAAATTTGGAGGTTAAGAATGGGTTGAGCCCATTCTGCTGTTTTTTGACATTTGCAGGCGTTTCTTGATGCTGCATTATGTCGTGCCGTTCCAGCAAAGACCGTGTTTTGCTGTAAGGTGCACATACAATTTAAAGTGTATTTACCACTTGCATCTTGGAACCCCTGCGGGCCCCTTGCGTATATTGTATCTATCAATCATACGCAGGCTAGGCTGACGACATTTGGGCGTTCTTCGCAGATAGTGGAGTAGAGGTCTTTGGATGTTGTCAGGCTGGGTAGGCTTGTCACTCATCACAATTCCCTCTCTTCTTTTCTCCATTATTTACGAAAGACAAATTTCGAACTCAGAACGAGTTCACCTGTCCTCTGTCGTTACTAGGGCAAGATGCATCTGTTTAGCCGTTACTTTACAGAGATTTCATCTTGTACCATCGTGAGGAAATTTCTGCTTATTGCAGTTAGGATCATTCCCCCTCACGGGATGATCACAGGTAAGGGTCTCGTATCCCTAATATGGAGTAATAAACTATGACAACTGTTAGCAGTGATCGTATCAGAATTAAGCTTAAAGCTTACGATTACCGCATCCTTGATAAGGCTGTGGCAGAGATCGTTGATACGGCGCGCAACACGGGTGCAGGGGTTGCTGGTCCAATCCCACTCCCAACAAACATTCACAAGTTCACGGTCAACCGTTCTGTACACGTAGACAAAAAGTCTCGCGAGCAGTTCGAAATGCGCATCCACAAGCGTCTTATGGATATCCTTGAGCCTACTCAACAGACAGTTGATGCTCTCGGAAAGCTCAGTCTACCTGCTGGCGTGGACGTTGAGATTAAACTCTAGCGAGAGGTAATCATGACTGAGAAATTAGGAATCTTGGGCCGCAAGGTAGGCATGACCCGTATTTTCGCTAACGATGGTTCTGCTGTTGCAGTTACTGTTATCGAAGCAGGTCCATGTCCAGTAATCCAGAAAAAAGATGCGGCTACTGACGGATATAATGCAGTACAGATTGCTTTTGGCGATGCTAAAGAAAAGCACGTAACCAAAGCAATGCGTGGTCACTTTGAGAAAGCTGGCCGCGGTCTGTTCCGCAACACTTGCGAAATTCGTCTCGAGGAAGCACCAGAACTGGAAGTTGGTCAGGACATCACTGCAGAGATCTTCGCTGCAGGCGAAAAAGTTCGTGTGACCGGCACTACAATTGGTAAAGGCTTCCAGGGCGTAATGAAGCGCTGGAACTTCGGTGGTATGCCTGCATCCCACGGTCACGAAAAAGTGCATCGTTCCCCAGGCTCCATTGGTCACGCAACATTCCCAGGTAAAGTGTTCAAAGGCAAAAAAATGCCTGGTCACATGGGTAACGTTCGTCAGACCACATCTAACCTCGAAGTCGTCGCTGTTCGCGCCGATGAGAACCTCATCCTGGTTAAGGGTGCAGTACCTGGTCCTAAGAATGGCCTTGTACTGGTACGTAAGCAGTAAAGGGGTACTACAGTGGCTGTTGTAAAATTATACGATCAGAACAAAGCAGAAGCTGGTGAAATCACTCTTGCTCCTGAAGTGTTCGAGGTCGAGGTAAAACCCGAGATCCTGAACCTTGTTGTACGCGCACAGCGTGCAGCTAAGCGTGCAGGTACCCACGCAGTTAAGGGCCGCTCCGATGTACGTGGCGGTGGCGCTAAACCTTGGCGTCAGAAAGGTACTGGCCGTGCTCGTGCTGGTTCCTCCCGTTCCCCAATCTGGCGTGGTGGTGCTGTGATTTTTGGCCCACAGCCTCGTGACTATGGGTTTAAGGTAAATAAAAAGGTTCGTCGCCTTGCTATTAAAATGGCTCTGTCTTCCCGCCTTGCTGGTGAGAATCTCATGGTCGTTAATGGCATCGAACTGCCAGAAGTAAAGACAAAGCTCATGGCTGGTGTTGCTGAGGCACTCGGTCTGAACAAAGCACTCATCGTTGTAAAAGACATTGATGAAAAGCTCGTTCTTTCCGCACGTAACCTCCCAGGCATCACTGTACAGTCTGTTGAGCAGCTGAACGTATACGACGTGCTCCGTCACAAGCAGCTTGTTCTGCTCGAAGGTGCTGTTGAATCCGTTCAGGAACGACTGAAGTAGAGGTAGGGTCACATGAATTATACTAAGATCCTCATCAAGCCGCTTGTATCTGAAAAAGCTACCTTCCTTAAGGAAGAAGCACAGCAGGTTACATTTTTTGTAGCACCATCTGCTAACAAAATTGAGATCAAGAAGGCAGTAGAAGAAGCCTACAACGTAAAAGTTGCAGGTGTTAACGTAGTGAAACGTCGCCCACAGCCTAGAGTGCGTCATGGCCGTACCGTCGGTCAGATCTCTGGCTTCAAAAAGGCGTACGTGACTCTGGCCGCTGGCGAAAAAATCGAATTCTTCGAGGGAGTGTAAGCAATGGCTGTTCGTAAGCTTAAGCCTACTTCTCCGGGTCGTCGCTCCCAGACTATTTCCCTTTTCGAGGAAATCACTCGTAGCACCCCTGAGAAGTCTCTGACTGAAGGCCTGTCCAAAAAAGCAGGTCGCAACAACTACGGTCGTATTACTCAGCGTCGTCGTGGCGGTGGACACAAACGTCTTTACCGTATCATCGATTTTAAACGTAACAAGTTCGATATCCCTGCAACTATTGCACACATCGAATACGACCCTAACCGTTCCGCTCGTATCGCACTTCTGCACTACGCAGACGGCGAGAAGCGTTACATCATTGCTCCAGTTGGCGTAAAACAGGGTGATGTTGTTATTGCAGGTGAAACTGCAGACATCAAACCTGGTAACGCTCTTCCAATGAGCAAGATTCCGGTTGGTACCATCATTCACAACATCGAGCTTG comes from the Halodesulfovibrio marinisediminis DSM 17456 genome and includes:
- the rplC gene encoding 50S ribosomal protein L3; protein product: MTEKLGILGRKVGMTRIFANDGSAVAVTVIEAGPCPVIQKKDAATDGYNAVQIAFGDAKEKHVTKAMRGHFEKAGRGLFRNTCEIRLEEAPELEVGQDITAEIFAAGEKVRVTGTTIGKGFQGVMKRWNFGGMPASHGHEKVHRSPGSIGHATFPGKVFKGKKMPGHMGNVRQTTSNLEVVAVRADENLILVKGAVPGPKNGLVLVRKQ
- the rpsJ gene encoding 30S ribosomal protein S10, giving the protein MTTVSSDRIRIKLKAYDYRILDKAVAEIVDTARNTGAGVAGPIPLPTNIHKFTVNRSVHVDKKSREQFEMRIHKRLMDILEPTQQTVDALGKLSLPAGVDVEIKL
- the rplD gene encoding 50S ribosomal protein L4 translates to MAVVKLYDQNKAEAGEITLAPEVFEVEVKPEILNLVVRAQRAAKRAGTHAVKGRSDVRGGGAKPWRQKGTGRARAGSSRSPIWRGGAVIFGPQPRDYGFKVNKKVRRLAIKMALSSRLAGENLMVVNGIELPEVKTKLMAGVAEALGLNKALIVVKDIDEKLVLSARNLPGITVQSVEQLNVYDVLRHKQLVLLEGAVESVQERLK
- the rplB gene encoding 50S ribosomal protein L2 produces the protein MAVRKLKPTSPGRRSQTISLFEEITRSTPEKSLTEGLSKKAGRNNYGRITQRRRGGGHKRLYRIIDFKRNKFDIPATIAHIEYDPNRSARIALLHYADGEKRYIIAPVGVKQGDVVIAGETADIKPGNALPMSKIPVGTIIHNIELAPGRGGQFCRAAGAYAQLVAKEGKYALLRMPSGEVRKVLLTCIATVGQVGNVTHEKIRIGKAGRNRWLGNRPKVRGVAMNPIDHPLGGGEGRSSGGRHPVTPWGVPTKGYKTRDKKKASNKLIVKRRGQK
- the rplW gene encoding 50S ribosomal protein L23, with product MNYTKILIKPLVSEKATFLKEEAQQVTFFVAPSANKIEIKKAVEEAYNVKVAGVNVVKRRPQPRVRHGRTVGQISGFKKAYVTLAAGEKIEFFEGV